One Amycolatopsis sp. NBC_00355 genomic window carries:
- a CDS encoding universal stress protein: MTATANRPVVAGVDASTASVPAIRWAAQEARRRDSTLRLVHACILEGRAPLAGGDSDLLLEHTGRWLRRGAGIAREAAPGVRVEVSLEVGLAVDLLLAGSADAAVVVLGSHGLGGLRGALIGSVALRIAAGAACPVVVVRGHADPRGPVVVGLDATGSSEHALRFALDEAAARHAPVLVVHAFTDGTEPTEQRGLEARVASWARKYPALTISSRAVREHNPSHALLHAAPAAQLIVVGTRGRGPVAGGLLGSTGNALLSHAACPVAVVH, from the coding sequence ATGACCGCAACCGCGAACCGGCCGGTGGTCGCCGGGGTGGACGCCTCGACGGCGTCAGTCCCCGCGATCCGCTGGGCGGCGCAGGAAGCCCGTCGCCGTGACTCCACGCTGCGGCTGGTGCACGCCTGCATCCTCGAAGGCCGGGCCCCGCTGGCGGGCGGCGACTCGGACCTGCTCCTCGAGCACACCGGCCGCTGGCTCCGGCGCGGTGCCGGGATCGCCCGTGAAGCGGCGCCGGGTGTCCGGGTCGAGGTCTCCCTCGAAGTCGGGCTCGCCGTCGACCTGCTGCTCGCCGGGTCGGCCGACGCGGCGGTCGTCGTCCTCGGCTCCCACGGCCTCGGCGGCCTGCGTGGCGCCTTGATCGGCTCGGTGGCCCTGCGGATCGCGGCCGGGGCGGCGTGCCCGGTCGTGGTCGTGCGGGGGCACGCCGACCCACGCGGCCCCGTGGTCGTCGGCCTGGACGCGACCGGGTCGAGCGAGCACGCGCTGCGGTTCGCCCTCGACGAGGCGGCGGCGCGCCACGCGCCCGTGCTCGTCGTGCACGCCTTCACCGACGGCACCGAGCCCACCGAACAGCGGGGCCTGGAAGCGCGGGTCGCGAGCTGGGCCCGGAAGTACCCGGCGCTGACGATCTCCTCGCGCGCCGTGCGGGAGCACAACCCCTCGCACGCGCTGCTGCACGCGGCACCCGCGGCCCAGCTGATCGTCGTCGGCACGCGCGGCCGCGGTCCGGTCGCGGGCGGGCTGCTCGGCTCGACCGGCAACGCCCTGCTCTCGCACGCGGCCTGCCCGGTCGCGGTCGTGCACTGA
- a CDS encoding CBS domain-containing protein — protein MKAQDIMTRPVVRVGPGTSVREAIVLLTEHCVAALPVVGTDDAVLGMFTEADALRSGVAGKGPEPDVLVCSAMTVPAETVGLDTDVGEIARRMLGDRLRSIPVVDDGVLVGIISRRDMLTPLVRQDDSIASHLNALLTDYSGHRDRWTISVTGGMVTIRGAFSDEAERRVVTALAKTVHGVLDVELWEETSVTFGGTPGVVGP, from the coding sequence GTGAAGGCACAGGACATCATGACGCGGCCGGTCGTGCGGGTCGGCCCGGGAACGTCGGTGCGCGAGGCCATCGTACTGCTCACCGAGCACTGCGTCGCGGCTCTGCCGGTGGTGGGTACCGACGACGCGGTGCTCGGCATGTTCACCGAGGCGGACGCGCTCCGCAGCGGTGTCGCCGGAAAGGGCCCCGAGCCCGACGTCCTGGTGTGCTCGGCGATGACCGTGCCCGCCGAGACCGTCGGGCTCGACACCGACGTCGGCGAGATCGCCCGGCGCATGCTGGGCGACCGGCTGCGCAGCATCCCCGTGGTGGACGACGGGGTGCTCGTCGGGATCATCAGCCGCCGCGACATGCTCACCCCGCTGGTGCGCCAGGACGACTCGATCGCCTCGCACCTCAACGCGCTGCTCACCGACTACTCGGGTCACCGCGACCGCTGGACGATCTCGGTCACCGGCGGAATGGTGACCATCCGCGGCGCCTTCTCCGACGAGGCCGAGCGCCGGGTGGTGACCGCTCTCGCGAAGACGGTCCACGGGGTGCTCGACGTCGAGCTGTGGGAAGAGACCTCGGTGACTTTCGGCGGGACTCCCGGGGTCGTTGGCCCCTAA
- a CDS encoding flavodoxin domain-containing protein, with translation MKILVTVATRHGATREIAETIAATAGSALTDAGVASQIEVRDASLVTSVDGFDAVVLGSAVYMGHWLDAATEFAGRFTDELRVLPVWVFSSGPVGDHPADEPGNAADTVMRLGARGHRLFGGKIDRHTLHLPERAMVAALRVKDGDYRDWPSIRAWGREIGATIAVTEVAGSAS, from the coding sequence ATGAAAATCCTCGTGACGGTGGCCACCCGGCATGGTGCCACCAGGGAAATCGCCGAGACCATCGCCGCCACGGCCGGCTCCGCGCTGACCGACGCCGGGGTGGCGTCCCAGATCGAAGTCCGTGACGCGAGCCTGGTGACTTCGGTCGACGGCTTCGACGCCGTGGTCCTCGGCTCGGCCGTCTACATGGGACACTGGCTGGACGCCGCCACCGAGTTCGCCGGCAGGTTCACCGACGAGCTGCGTGTCCTGCCGGTCTGGGTGTTCTCCAGCGGCCCGGTCGGTGACCACCCGGCCGACGAACCGGGCAACGCCGCCGACACGGTGATGCGGCTCGGGGCCCGGGGGCACCGGCTCTTCGGCGGCAAGATCGACCGCCACACGCTGCACCTGCCGGAGCGGGCGATGGTCGCCGCGCTGCGGGTCAAGGACGGCGACTACCGCGACTGGCCGTCGATCCGGGCTTGGGGCCGGGAAATCGGCGCGACCATCGCGGTGACCGAAGTCGCCGGGAGCGCGTCGTGA
- a CDS encoding DUF4389 domain-containing protein, whose translation MTAPRAYPVRVEATLDEPLSRGLWLVKWLLAIPHYVVLAFLWFAYPFVTIAAFFAILVTGRYPRPLFAFTSGVLRWSWRVQFYSYAALGTDRYPPFTFADVPDYPARLEIAYPEKLSRGLVLVKWWLLALPHFVIIGLFAGGGSWLAFGNGNDDGFNWAAGGLVGVLVLVAGVVLLFTGRYPRPIFDFVLGMDRWVLRVAAYVSLMTDEYPPFRLDMGGTEAGVEPPHPQPHPVRAGNWTAGRIVAVVSGAVLVLGAAGLLTGGGTLLWADRTQRDADGYLTASATVVASGYAVATDPVQVTGAPDVFAAVGDVRLRATTTDGRPVFVGIGRSADVAGYLAAAEYTTLGGVSGNRSGDRVHPGGAPATSPGDAGVWAAKASGDGTQSVAWPANDGEWTAVVMNADGSRGISVRAEAGATVPALGWVALGLLIAGAVFLAGGALLIGFGAHRASRRPEAPRTPEPSTVDM comes from the coding sequence GTGACCGCCCCGCGCGCCTATCCGGTCCGGGTCGAAGCGACCTTGGACGAACCGCTGTCGCGCGGTCTGTGGCTGGTCAAGTGGCTGCTGGCGATCCCGCACTACGTTGTGCTGGCGTTCCTGTGGTTCGCCTACCCGTTCGTCACCATCGCGGCGTTCTTCGCGATCCTGGTGACCGGCCGTTATCCCCGTCCGCTGTTCGCCTTCACCTCGGGTGTGCTGCGCTGGAGCTGGCGGGTGCAGTTCTACTCCTACGCCGCGCTGGGGACCGACCGGTATCCGCCGTTCACCTTCGCCGACGTCCCGGACTACCCGGCCCGGCTCGAAATCGCCTACCCCGAAAAGCTTTCGCGCGGCCTGGTGCTCGTGAAGTGGTGGCTACTGGCCCTCCCGCACTTCGTGATCATCGGCCTGTTCGCCGGCGGCGGCAGCTGGCTGGCCTTCGGCAACGGCAACGACGATGGCTTCAACTGGGCCGCCGGCGGTCTCGTCGGCGTGCTGGTGCTGGTCGCCGGGGTGGTGCTGCTGTTCACCGGCCGCTACCCGCGGCCGATCTTCGACTTCGTGCTCGGCATGGACCGCTGGGTGCTGCGCGTCGCGGCCTACGTGTCGCTGATGACCGACGAGTACCCGCCGTTCCGGCTCGACATGGGCGGCACCGAGGCCGGCGTCGAGCCGCCGCACCCGCAGCCGCACCCGGTCCGGGCGGGGAACTGGACCGCCGGGCGGATCGTCGCCGTGGTCTCCGGCGCGGTGCTGGTGCTCGGCGCGGCGGGCCTGCTGACCGGCGGCGGCACGCTGCTGTGGGCCGATCGCACGCAGCGTGACGCCGACGGCTACCTCACGGCGTCGGCCACGGTCGTCGCGAGCGGCTACGCCGTCGCGACGGATCCGGTGCAGGTGACCGGGGCGCCGGACGTCTTCGCGGCCGTCGGTGACGTCCGGCTCCGCGCGACCACCACCGACGGCCGCCCGGTCTTCGTGGGCATCGGCCGTTCCGCCGACGTCGCCGGCTACCTGGCCGCGGCCGAGTACACGACATTGGGTGGCGTGTCCGGCAACCGCTCCGGCGACCGGGTGCACCCCGGTGGTGCCCCCGCGACCTCACCGGGTGACGCCGGGGTGTGGGCCGCGAAGGCCTCCGGCGACGGCACGCAGAGCGTCGCCTGGCCGGCGAACGACGGGGAGTGGACCGCCGTGGTGATGAACGCCGACGGCTCGCGCGGGATCTCCGTGCGCGCCGAGGCCGGAGCCACCGTGCCCGCCCTCGGCTGGGTCGCCCTCGGCCTGCTGATCGCCGGAGCCGTGTTCCTGGCCGGCGGTGCCCTGCTCATCGGGTTCGGCGCGCACCGCGCGTCGCGGCGCCCGGAAGCCCCTCGTACCCCCGAACCATCCACTGTGGACATGTGA
- a CDS encoding DUF1918 domain-containing protein, protein MHAQPGDWLVVKGPRVDAPGQRGRILEVHSADGTPPYVVRWTADDHVSTVFPGPDAIVLTADEERAAGEQARTRYARVQRFIHEEDGHARVH, encoded by the coding sequence ATGCACGCACAGCCGGGCGACTGGCTCGTCGTCAAGGGCCCGCGGGTCGACGCACCCGGGCAGCGCGGCCGAATCCTGGAGGTCCACTCGGCCGACGGCACTCCGCCGTACGTCGTCCGCTGGACGGCCGACGACCACGTGTCGACGGTCTTCCCCGGCCCCGACGCGATCGTGCTGACCGCCGACGAAGAACGGGCCGCCGGGGAACAGGCCCGCACCCGGTACGCCCGGGTGCAGCGGTTCATCCACGAGGAGGACGGTCATGCACGGGTTCACTGA
- a CDS encoding universal stress protein, which translates to MHGFTDGAVVAGIDGSTSAVQAALWAGAEAARRGRPLRLVQIYTLPQVSVPGGFGSPDQVREGLAQRAGEWLAEARAAVLAEHPGLEITTAAREWSPVTALTQESQHAELVVLGSRGLGGFTGLLVGSTAVSVVAHAHCPIVVVRGRTPHDPPPATGPVLVGADGSPDSDAALAFACEEARLRGTGLIAVHTWSDVFADGVLRPHPLQENPVEIAAEERAKLAEQVVGWQRKYPDLEIEFEVTRGRPVRTLLARGEHAQLIVVGCRGRGGFTGMLLGSTSQALIAHSPCPVAAVRPQQTEGGS; encoded by the coding sequence ATGCACGGGTTCACTGACGGCGCGGTCGTCGCCGGGATCGACGGCTCCACCTCGGCGGTGCAGGCCGCCCTCTGGGCCGGAGCCGAGGCCGCCCGCCGAGGCCGCCCGCTGCGGCTGGTGCAGATCTACACCCTGCCGCAGGTGAGCGTCCCAGGAGGCTTCGGTTCGCCGGACCAGGTCCGCGAGGGCTTGGCGCAGCGGGCCGGAGAATGGCTGGCCGAAGCGCGGGCCGCGGTGCTCGCCGAGCACCCGGGCCTCGAGATCACCACAGCCGCCCGGGAATGGAGCCCGGTCACCGCGTTGACGCAGGAGTCGCAGCACGCCGAGCTGGTCGTGCTGGGCTCGCGCGGGCTGGGCGGGTTCACCGGCCTGCTTGTCGGCTCCACGGCCGTGTCGGTGGTGGCGCACGCGCACTGCCCGATCGTCGTGGTCCGCGGCCGGACACCGCACGACCCGCCGCCGGCCACCGGGCCGGTGCTCGTCGGAGCCGACGGCTCACCCGACAGCGACGCCGCCCTGGCGTTCGCCTGCGAGGAGGCGCGGCTGCGCGGCACCGGGCTCATCGCCGTGCACACCTGGAGCGACGTCTTCGCCGACGGCGTGCTGCGGCCGCACCCGCTGCAGGAGAACCCGGTCGAGATCGCGGCCGAGGAGCGCGCCAAACTCGCCGAGCAGGTCGTGGGCTGGCAGCGGAAGTATCCGGACCTGGAGATCGAGTTCGAGGTCACCCGCGGCCGCCCGGTCCGCACCCTGCTCGCGCGGGGCGAGCACGCCCAGCTGATCGTGGTCGGCTGCCGCGGCCGCGGCGGGTTCACCGGCATGCTGCTCGGCTCGACGAGCCAGGCGCTCATCGCGCACTCGCCGTGCCCGGTGGCCGCCGTCCGGCCCCAGCAGACCGAGGGCGGGTCGTGA